The following nucleotide sequence is from Pedobacter sp. PACM 27299.
TCGGACTGAATGTCCAGCTGTTCGGTATGGCCCGTCAGGTCATGATCGATGAGCTTAGAAAAGAGGCAACACGCTTGAAGTACAATACCAGTTCAAACCAATACCCATTTACCGATAACCTGATGAAGATGATTGAGAGCCGCGACATGCTCAAACATTTTGAGCAGGAAATTGATTCGATGCCCCCTATACGGAAGATGGTATTTAACCTGAGTCGGCAAAACGGACTTTCCTATAGCGAAATTGCCGAGATGTTAGGAATCTCTACCAAAACGGTAGAAAGTCATATTGGCAAGGTACTCTCCCGTTTAAAACACTACATGTACACGATCCTGATGTAGCTATATTAAATAATTGTTAAGCCATAAGGGCAAGGGCGCTGGCATACGTAATACTAGTATGAAGCCAAACAAAGGAGGACAACGCAAGCTGAACAGCAAAGCGTTCATTCAGGAAAATTTTAGTGATCAGGAATGGGAATCTTTTGATTCCCCAGAAGCGCTGCCTCAGGAGAAATCTGAGGAGATGCAGCGTTTGGTTATTGATAATATCACCACTAAACTAGAAAGAAAGCAGCAGGTAAAATTGAAACTGATCGGGGTAGCCCGATACCTTTCAGCAGCCTCGGTTATTTTAATAGTCGGATGGGCACTGGTACTGAACTTTAAGGATGTTTCTCCTGCAGCTTCAGCAATACCTATTACCGCAAAAAAGAATCTTTCCCCTTCTACTTTGGAAAGTGTCTGGAAAGAGGTAGCCAATACAGGAACACTTGCTATGAAATACCAATTGCCAGATTCCTCCCTGCTGACCATTTACCCAGGTTCCAGCATCAGATTTGACAGGCAATTTGACCAGAAATTCAGAAACGTTTACTTGAAAGGTAAAGCCAGATTCAAGGTGAACCGAAATCCGATGAGACCTTTCAGTGTGTATTCAGGCGCATTGAAGACCACTGCTTTGGGCACCTCCTTTACAATCAATACCAATGGACATCAGATCTCTGTGAAGCTCCACACTGGAAAGATTGTGGTGGCCAACACGAGTACCAAAAAGACGCTGGCTTATATTTCCAGCGTAGGAAGTACACTGCTTTACGATCCATCCTTAAAGCTTGCCAGGGTCATAAAGGCCGTTGAGCCGACTAGTTATCCTGCCGAAGTACTCAAAAGAGAAGGCAGTATGATCACGATGAAAAATCTTCCATTGCAAAAGGTACTCCATCTTTTAAAGGAGAGCTATGGCATTCGTATTCAATCCTATCCAGCGGAGATAAGCACGATCAGCTTTACTGGCAAGGTGGATACCGGAAAAGAGCGGGCAGAAGATGTCCTTAAACTGATCTGCCTGATCAATGAGATGACCCTGACCAAGGTATCCGAGGAAGAATTTATTATTCAAAAAACCAATAAATAAACCAAACCAGAATTCATACAAATTATGATGTCTACAACAAGATTCAGAATGCTGAAACCCATGATATGCCTTGGCATCATCGGTTGGGCAAGTCCAGTTTTTGCCCAGGAACTCCCTGTAAAAGGGATCGTTTTGGATGTCTCCGGACAGGGGATTCCAGGCGTCACCATAAAGGCAGAAAACGAAAAAACACGCCATTCGATAGTCACCACATCTTCAGGGACAGGCTTATTTAGCTTTGCAAAGATTGCTCCCGGTGGTCCCTATCGTTTTATTTTCAGTTCAATGGGGTATAAGACGGACACCTTGTCGGGCTATACTATCGTTCCAGGCCAGCAGGTGGCACTCAGCATCAAACTCAATGAACAATCCAATGACCTGCAGGAAGTCGTGATTGGCTACGGAAAGAGTAAAAGGAATGAGCTCACCGGAGCTGTAACCTCAATAAAACCAGAAGATTTTAACAGCGGTGTAGTCAGTTCTCCAGGTCAGTTGCTGCAGGGAAAAGTGGCAGGTCTGAACATCACCAGATCCGGAAATCCTAGTGATAAGCCTGCAGTGATTTTGCGTGGCCCATCAAGTTTTAGAGAAGGTGCACAAGAGCCTTTTTATGTGATTGACGGCGTCCCTGGTGCTTCTATTGATTTAGTAGCACCTGATGATATCATCAGCATGGAGGTGCTGAAAGATGCTTCCTCGACGGCTATCTATGGTTCCAGGGCTGCGAATGGGGTCATTATGATCAACACCAAAAACTCCGGAAAAGGCTTGGGTAAACTTTCTTACAATGCCTATGCAGCTGTGGAGGGGATCTCAAACACCATAAAAATGGCGAGCGGCGAAGAATTGAGAACATACCTGAAGGATAATGGAAAAACTTTAGATAAAGTGAGTGACGATGGCAGTAATACCGATTGGTTGAAAGAGGTCACCAGAACCGGTTTCTCTCAGAACCATAACCTTAACTTTAATGGGGGGTCGGAAAACTCTTCTTATGGAGCAAGCTTGAATTACTTCGACAATGAGGGGATCATCAAGAAATCGGGAATGGAGCGCTTTATTGCCAGGGCGAATATGGAACAGCGCTTACTGAACAACCGCTTAAAGCTGAACCTGAACTTAACCAACAGCAATACCACGAACGACAGGATTGCGAGTCAGGTGTATAACAATATGTTCACCTATCTGCCTACAGTTGGCGTAAGAAAGGCCGATGGCAGTTTTTCCGAAGACCCTTCCAGAACTACTGGTACCGGGGGATACTACAATCCGGTAGCGCTATTGGAGAACAATACTTATCAAGGCAAGACCAATCTATACCTCATTAACGGCGCGGTTAAAGCGAATATCCTGGATGGTCTTGATTTCAATGCGATGGTTTCTATGCAAAATGAGCAGATCAGCGAAAATCTTTATAACAACAGATATTCGATGTTAAAGCAAGGTTTTAATGGTTATGCAGAGCGATCATCGGTAAAGAATACGCAAAAGGTATTTGAGGGTTATTTCAATTATGATCATCAATTCGGCGACCATGGGCTGAAGCTATTGGCAGGTTATTCCTGGCAGGAAAACCGCAATGGTGATGGCTTCCAGACTTCAGGACAAAACTTTGTTTCCGATGACTTATTATGGAATAACCTGGGATTAGGCAATGGAAATGGTTCCACAGTGGTGAACTATGGCAATACTTACATCTCTACCTTGCGTTTGATCTCATTTTATGGCAGGGCGATCTATGACTATAAAGGGAAATATGTGTTACAGGCTACGGTTAGAAGAGACGGCTCCTCTGCTTTTGGGATCAACAACAGATGGGGTATGTTCCCTTCGGTATCTGGCGCATGGAACATAGACCGCGAAACCTTCATGGAAAACGTATCCTTTGTCAATAGCCTGAAACTGCGTGCAGGTTACGGAGTATCTGGAAATTCTATCGGTTTTGATGCCTACACCGCAAGATTGGTGTATGGTTCACAGAATTATTTTTATTCGAACGGAAAGTGGTTAACCGCCATTGGCCCAACTCAAAATGACAACCCTAACCTGAAATGGGAGCGTACAGCAACCTTGAATATCGGTTTGGACTTTGCCCTTTTCAAGAACAAGCTTTCCGGTTCAATTGATGTATATAACAAAAAGACTACGGATCTTATTGCGCCATACTCGGTGTCTACCACACAGCATCCTTTCAATGTGCTGACGGCAAATGTGGGCGCAATGACCAATAAGGGGATCGAATTTACACTAAACACCAGTCCGGTAAAGACCAGGGATTTTAGCTGGAACACCGCTGTTAACTTCTCTCATAATAAGAACGAAATTACTTCGATCTCCAATGATTTATTCCAGATCAATGAATTCTATACCGCTAATGTTGGTGGAAGAGGTCAATCAGGTGCTTTGGGTTATCAGATCATCAAAGAAGGTTTGCCTTTGGGCTCTTTCTATACTTTAAGGTATGCGGGTAAAGATGCGGATGGCAAATCCATGTTCTACGATAAAAACGGAAATGCCTCTACGGCAAATACGGGATTTGAGAATTTTACGGTAACGGGGTCCGCACAGCCAAAATTATTATATGGCTGGAACAATAGCTTTAAGTACAATCAATTTGATTTCAACTTTTTCATCCGTGGGGTGTATGGAAACCAGATCCTGAATGCCACCCTTGCCGATATGAATGCGCCGATCTATGCCTTTCAGACCAATATTGCAAAGTCAACACTGACGGAATCTATCAAAGACGATAAAGCACAGTTTGTATCTGATCGTTACCTGGAAAGTGGTTCCTACCTGCGGCTGGATAACGCCACATTGGGTTATACTTTTAAGCTAAAGGGGATCAGAAGCCTGCGTGTATATGCTTCCGGCAATAACCTGTTCATCATTACAAAATACAAGGGTGTAGATCCAGAAATCAGTATGGCTGGTCAGACGCCTGGCATCGATTACCGTAATTTTTATCCTAAGACACGCTCGGCAATCTTTGGACTGAACTTCAACCTTTAACCATTTATAAAACGAAAATAATGAAACGATATATAACAGCGACAGCCCTGATCGCATTAACCTTAGGAAGCTGTACGAAACTTGACGTTGGCGTTGAGTCTCAATTGACAACCGGAAATTTTCCGGTTACCCCAGATGCATTTTTAGCGGCAACAGGTACGGTATATCAGAAATTCAATACCGGTTTCGGCGTGGATATCTGGAGGATGTACGAATTGAGTAGTGATGAGGTAATTATCACTGCAAGAAATGGGGGATATTATGATCAGGGAAGGTATCAAACCCTGCACAAACACAACTGGCAACCAGATCATCCAATTATTCAAGGGGCATGGGAATGGGGTTATGCCGGGATCAGCGATTGCAACAGGGTGCTGAATATCCTGGAGAAATCTGTGGATGGCCCAACCAAAACGCAGTTTATAAACGAGATCCGTGCTATGCGGGCCCTCTATTATTTTTATGTGATGGATATGTACGGCAATGTTCCTATTACGAGTTTCGGTACTGCAGAACGTCCTAAACAGTCTAGCAGAGCAGAGGTGTTTGCTTACATTGAGAAAGAATTGCTGGAGGTTTCGGAGGGTTTATCTGCTCCAGCGACAGTGACTACCCAGTTTTATGGTCGCCCTACAAAATGGATGGCCTATGCATTGCTTCAGAAACTGTATATCAATGCCCTGCAGTATATTGGAAAGCCTAAATATGAAGAATCCATCACCTACGGCAATAAGATCATCAACGGGACATCAATGGCACTGGTAAGTGATTACAACAGTCTTTTCTCGCCAACAAATGGGGCCAATACAGAAACTATTTTTGCCGCGATATATGATGCGAATTATTCGCCAGGAAATGCCATGACTCGTTTTACGCTGCACAGCGCATTAAGGGCGAAATATAACCTGCCTTTTAGTCCGAGTAATGCACAGTGTACCTTAAAGGAGTTTTACGATACTTTTAACCTGGCTGGAGATGTCCGCAACGCAACCTGGCTTGCCGGTAAACAGCTTCTTGAAAATGGAACTACACCCATTCTGAACGGTTCTGTACAGCTCAACTTCACACCAGAAATCGTATTGACCAATAATGAGACGATGGATGTGGGCCCAGAGCTGAATGGCATATCAAGAGGGGTGCGCTCGATCAAGTTTTATCCGGATCCCAATACAAACAGCAGTACCCGTTTTCAAAATAATGACATGCCAATTTTCAGACTTGCTGACGTCTATCTTTTGAAAGCGGAAGCATTGCTGAGGACAGGTGGAGCCCCAGATGAAGCCCTTAAATTGGTAAATAAAGTGAGGGTTCGCGCAAAAGCTGCGGAGCTGAGCACGGTTACACTGGAGGAGATTCTGGAAGAAAGAGGACGCGAGCTGGCCTGGGAAGGATGGCGTCGTAACGATTTGATCCGCTTTGGGAAATACCAGGGGAAATGGGGATTTAAAGCCGGTAATGAAGGCGCATTCCGGGACATCTTTCCGATTCCGGCCACGGAGCTCGTACTCAATAAAAATTTAACACAAAACACTGGTTATTAAGATGAGAAGAAGGGATTTTGTAAAAGGGACAGCATTAGGTGTAATAGGGGCGAGCGTACTCGCCCCTTTGCAATCACTGGCAGAAAGACCAGAAACGCATCTGGAAACTGAAGATATTGCGCCCAGAAGTGAGTTAAATGATGATTATTCAGTACACTTTATGGCTGTCGGTGATTGGGGACGCAATGGCGCCGATCATCAAAAGCAGGTCGCCACGCAAATGGGGAAATGGGCCAGCGAGCATCCCAATGATTTTATCCTCTCTCTAGGGGATAACTTTTACCCAAAAGGAGTGACCAGCGAGCATGATCCCCTGTGGCATTATTCTTTTGAAAACATTTATACCGACTTTTCATTGCAATGGGATTGGTATCCAATCCTCGGAAACCATGATTATATCTCTGATCCGGATGCACAGGTCAGATACAGCAAGATCAGCAGAAGGTGGAAGATGCCATCCAGGTATTATTCGCAAGAAGTACCTTTAAAAGGTGGTGGAAAAGTACTGATGGTGTATATTGATACCTGCCCTTTAATTCCTGAATTTCACAAGAGCGAGCAGTACCAGCCATGGGTCAAAGATCAGGATCCTGAAAAGCAGCTGAAATGGTTAGATGAAACCTTGAAAAACGCCGGACCGGATGTGAAATGGAAAATGGTGATGGGACATCATCCGATCTATACCGTTGGCCCAAGGATTAAAAATTATGATACACTAGCCGTAAGAAAGGTGCTTTCTGAGATATTCGAAAGAAACAAAGTGGATGTTTACCTTTCTGGACACGACCATTCCCTGCAGCACCTGAGTACAGGTGGTTTTACGCAGCAGTTTATTTCTGGTGCAGGATCTGAGGTGACACCAGTTACTGCGGGAGTGCCTTATAGCAAATTCGAAGTTGCGGAATATGGTTTTATGTATTTTTCAATAGATGGGAACCGGTTAAATGCAAAGATTATCGCCCATACCGGAGAAAACTTGTATGAAACTACTTTGCGGAAAGCTTAATCGGCTTTAATAGGAGCAAGACGCAGAGAAATCTGGGTCTTGCTTTAATCCCGATCGGACAAATAGGCGAATTTCTAATATCTTATGAGAGAGCTGGCTGAAAGAAGATGGGTGTCCTATAATTACATAAAATCACGACGTGATCCAAGCACAGTGAATAGACGAGAATTAGACCATGTCATTAAAAGCATATTTATAAAGCTATTTCAGTTGGAGCCATCAGTGTATTCCATTAAAGTTCTACCATATTCTTACGCGTTCATTTGGAGGTAAGAAGAGCTTGTTTTTTGGATCAATGTCAAAGGCCTTGTACCATGCGTCAATATTCCTCACCACACCATTTACGCGATACTCTGCGGGCGCATGATATTCTCCAAGTGTGATGCGGTATGCTTCTGGTGTATACATTGTCCGGCTAATCTGTGCCAGTGAAAGGAAAAACCGCTGATCGCCGGTATAACCATCCAGAACAGTAGCAGCTCCCTTATGGTCTTTGAGATAGAGCTGATAGGCATCGTAGGCTACAGTTGCACCTGTCAAATCGCCAATATTCTCTCCGAGTGTCTGCTTGCCATTCACATGAAGCCCATCCAATGGAGAAAAGGAATTGTACTGCTCAATCAGTTGGGTGGTACGTGCTTGAAAAGACGATCGTGTATTTGCCGTCCACCAGTCGCGTATCTTGCCATTGCCATCAAACTTTGAACCTTCATCGTCAAAGCAGTGACCAAGTTCATGCCCTATAATTGCACCGATAGCCCCAAAGTTGACTGCGGCATCGGCATAAGGGTCAAAAAATGGAGGCTGCAATATGCCTGCTGGAAACTCGATTGAGTTGTAGAGTTTGCTGCTGGTTGCGTCCACTGTCTGTGGAACCTGATACCATTCTTTACTGGTATAAACTTTTTCAAGCATTGAGCGTTCATAGTCCCAATTTATCTTTGCGATGAGACGTTCATTGCCAATCGGATCTTCTTCGTTAAAACGAGTGGTCGAGTAATCGCGCCAATGATCTGGATATCCAATTCTTACCGTAACCGCATTAAGCTTGGCGATTGCCTCAGTTCTGCTGCTTTCATCAAGCCAGTTTAATCTCTCTAACCTTGATTTAAAGGCGCTGCGAACGTATCTTACCAGCTCTTGTATATGTTGTAGATATTCATTTGGAAAATACTTTTCTACATATAGTTTTCCCACAAGCTGACCTACTCGATTGTTGACATACAGCACTGCTTTTTGTGGTCTGGAGATATCCTTTGATATCCCGTTGAGCGTAGTCGAATAAAAATCAAATTGACTTTTTCGGAACTTTGATGGCAATAGGGTGGAGTGGTTGACTATCCAGTGAAATGCAAGATAAGATGTCCAGACTTCTACGGGAGTAGCAGCAAATAGCGAAGCTTTTGCTATGATAGCGAGATCTGCTTGTAATACAACTTCCTTCACGTTTGCTACCTTTCTTTCTTCAAGGAATACTTTCCATGGAAATCCTGGAGCGTAGGAAGCTAGCTCCCCGGTTGGCATCTTGTGAGCGTTGATCTTGCTGTCGCGCAATTGTGCAGGTGTCCATTGTAGGGAAGCCAGCTTTGTTTCTATATCAATAATATCATTTGCACGCTGCTCTGCATCGGTAATGCCAACAAGATTAAATACCTGCGTGATGTATTCCTTATAAGCCTTGCGATAGCCAGGATATGGGCCATCTTCCTTTTGATAATAAGCCGGTGCAGGCAAACCAATACCACTTTCACTTAAAGTTACCAGGAATCTACTTCTGTTGTTGATGTCAGGTTCAGTACGAATACTGATAATAGAGAAGGATTTTGGATCTGCCATTAACTTCGCAACACCTTCATGATTTTTAATGGAAAGTATGCCTTTTACTTCCTGCTCCATAGATTGAATCCCCATACGCTCGATTTGAGCTGTATCAAGATAACCCTGGTAAAGGGCACTTACTTGCTTAAGCGGTCCAGAAGAACGCTGTTCATCGGCTTCCTTAATCATCAAATCCGCTATTCTTTCGCTCACTATTTTTTTGACCTCGCTATAATTACTCAGTCCAGAAGATCCTGGAGAGATGGTATTAGTTGACAGCCAGCCTTCATTGACAAATCTGTAAAAATCATCTCCAGGCAGCACTTTACTACTTATAAACTGTGTTTGTACGCCCCAATTGCCGAATAAGGGTTTGCTGCTGGATTGGGCGTTGAGGTCGCTATTGTTAAAGACCAATAAAAAGGTCATTACTCCAAGGCCAATTTTATGATAATTATTGTTGTATTTCATTTTGCGCTTTGTAGAATTGCAAATCTATTTCCTGGTTGATGCCGACCATTATCTCCTTACAGCTAATATAGGCAAATGTAACCTTGCTTTGATGGGGCTTAAGATCGTGTAATGATTTTCTAAATCACGCCATTTTTGATTATTTTTTGACTATTTAAATCAGTCTGATTAGAGAAAGAAAAGGGTGATGCATAAAAATGCCCCCAAATAGTTTTTACACTTTTTGAGGGCAATGTACTGTGAAGCTTTTCCGCTTCTTTTAAGATTCGCTTTTAACGCCCCAGGCTAAGCCTTAGGTTCAGTTCAAAACTCCCATTAGTGTAAGCACTAAGTGCTGAGGTTTGCGTAGTATACGACCCACTGATCAGGTATTTATTTCTAAAATCCATACCAATGCCGAAGGTGGCACTTTCGGAGCTGTGGTACATCGCTAGTGCGAATAACTGCTGATTGATCATTCCGACCTGCACGCCCGCATCCCAGATGTTCTTATATCCTTTGACGCCACGATACGCCACTTTAGGTTCCGCGTCAAATCCTTCCGGGCCCTTACTGATCGGGAATTTGTAACTGATCGCGGAATAGAAAGTAGCCACATCCGCTAGTTTAATCGTTTCTTTTTTCAGAAAGCTTTTCAAGTTAGGGATTGCCGCCTGGATATTCAATCCGTTACTGGTATATGCAACTCCGAAATCCCCGTCTAAATAGCTTTTTCGATTATTGTACTGACCAACAAGGGGATCATTCGGGTTACCATAAATATCTGCGTTTTCAAGCCGTTGGTTTAAAATACCCAACGAGATACCGAAGTGTAACGCATCTGAATTTTCATTTAATTTCAGGTGATATGCATACGAACCTACAGCCCTGACCTGTCTTTCGAGACCGGCACTTTCATGGCTGACCGTGATTCCAAGACCGACTTTTTTGAAACCGTAGTCTACCGTCAGGTTTTGGGTAACAGGTGCACCGGGAACATTATCCCAAAGTTTACGGTAGGAGCCATTGATTTTTATTCCTTCCTGATAACCAGCAAACGCCGGATTAATTACATACTGGTTGGTATAGTACTGGGAAGACAAAGGATTTAGCTGGGCTTTTGCTGTATTTACTGCTGCTATAAAAGTAATCAGTAAGCATGTTTTGTGTATGATTTTCATGTGTCTCTTCGTAATTGTTATGAAGCCTGCATGCCTTTTGTGAAAGGTTAATGCAGGCTTCTTAAAGATTAATTTTCTCTGACAACAGTAATAAAGCCTTTGAATCTAAGCTTGTTTGTTCCGAAGTCAATGATGTAATAGTAGGTTCCTTCCTCTAAAGGATGGCCATTTACCGTGGCATCCCAGCTGTTATCATATCCCTTTTTAGTATAAAGAATTCTTCCAGCTTTGTCAAAAACCTTCACTTCATTATTCGGATAGAAATCGATGTTATCTACAATCCACTTGTCATTATAACCATCTCCGTTAGGGGTGATGATATTGGTTCCTTTAATCAGCGCCAGATCGTCCAGTATACCCAAGGTAAATGTTTGGGTTTGTGAACAGCCATTGGCATTGGTTGAAGTTACCGTGTAGGTAGTCGTTTCCTTTGGCCTTACTGTAAGCACTGCTGAATTTAGCCCATTCAGGATGCCATTACTGTTTGCCCAAACATAATTTGTTCCGCCTGTTGCAGTTAAGAGCACTGTTGCCCCTTTGCTTACCTGATTACCTAAATTACTGCTGATAGAGATCGCAGGTGAAGCATTGACAGTAAGTACAAATGAACGACTGTAGGTATCTACTCCTCCATTTGCGGTACCTCCATTGTCTTTCACTAATACAGTCACCGTGGCTGCACCTGATGCACTGTTTCTCAATTTGTAAGTTAAGGTTCCTGTAGCACCGCTACCCACAACTTTTAACGTTTCAAAAAGACTTGAATTGGTACTATTAACCGTTAGTGTAGTGGTTTGACTGCTTTCCGGACCAGCGCTGATTCCTGTTAAGGCAATAGTTTGTGTGGTTGTTGTGGCACACAAAGCAAGATCGCCTATGGCAGATAGTGTAGGGGACTCGTTCACATCTGTTAAATTAATGGTCAGTTCTTTTTCCAGCGACGTATTATTTTGTGTCGTAGAACGTACCCTCACTTTGTAAACAGATTTTGTTTCGAAATCCAGGATTGCAGTGGTCTGAAGCTGATTGCCATTGATGGCAAATGCAGTATTATCTGTATCCCCGGAACCTGTCACTAATGAATAGGTAAATAATGCACCCGGATAATCAGATGTACTGCTTAGTGTTCCGGCAGCCGATCCCACAGCGGCGTTTTCGTACAATGGTACGCTGGCAAGGCTGATGGTGGTTGGCGCATCCGTTTTAACAGTCAGCGTTCCTTTTTGATAAGTAATGGCATAATTGTCTGCTGCAGCACCACTGATATTGATGTCGTAAGTACCAACCGGGCTATTGGTGGTTGCCGTAGTAGTCAAGACAGGAGAGCTGCTGAGTGCTGAACTATTTTCTCCATTTGCCAGACCTGAATAAGTCGCGGTAAGCGCTGGATTGACTTCAGCCAAAAACTTCTCTTTTTCATCAGCAATGATCGTTAAAGTCTTTCTGTTCACTGTTAATTTACCTTTGATATAAACGATGTTATAACTGCTTAAACCTGTTCCAACAGCTGCTGAAGCAACAATGTCATAATCAGAGCCTGCAACACTTGCATTTGCGGCTGCACCAAGGCTGTTTAGGCTTACTGAGGTAATGACGTCTCCATTAATCAGACCATTAGCTGTAAATTCAGTACCAGTAAATACAGGTAAATCACCATAGGCTTTACTCAGATTTGAAGCGGTGATGGTCAGTGCTTTCTGTGTAATGGTCAGTGTGCCATCCGGATTATTAACTGTATAATTAGCTAACCTGTTATCCGGATCGATTAATGTGGCAACAGTTGGATATGTACCTGTTGCAGCGGCTGCCGGTGCACCAAGACTATTCCTGGTAATGGTGATATTGTCACCGTTTTGAATTCCGGTAATCGTTCCTGTGAAGTCAAGACCGTTGAGTACATCACCATAGACTTTAGAACGGTTATTGTTCACAATCGTCAGCGTTGCAGTATTTACGGTTAATGTTTGCTGCACATTTGCTGCTGCATTAAAGATGGTATTACCAGGCTGACTTGCAGTAATCGTTGTACTTCCTGATTTCAATATAGTGGCCATATTGCCTGTAATTGATACAATGGAAGGGTCAGTCGCAGTGTAGATCACTGGAAGACCGGCTGATGAATTTAGATTTCCAAGGCTGAAGACGATGTCTCCGTAAGTTTTTGCAGCAATCGCATTGAAAGTAATGCTTTGATTGCCTCTTGGAACCTGTGAAACATCTGTGCTTAATGCACTTGAATTACCAGCCTGATCGACTGCCTGAATGCGGTAATAGTAAGTGGTGCCGTTTGTTAACCCAATATTGGTGTAGTTAGTTGTACCTGCAGGTATATCGGCGAGCAGTGTGGTTGGCGCAGCACTTGTGCCATAAAAGATACGGTATTTAGCCAGGTCACTTTCCGTATTTGCAGCCCAGTTCAATATGATTTGTGTATCACCGGAAACTGCTGCAAGGTTGG
It contains:
- a CDS encoding RNA polymerase sigma factor, with translation MDKDIVFGIKAAELSAFNMAYSSYHQQIYQFVFKKTQSEYIATEVVQLCFIRLWEKRKTLNEELGLNVQLFGMARQVMIDELRKEATRLKYNTSSNQYPFTDNLMKMIESRDMLKHFEQEIDSMPPIRKMVFNLSRQNGLSYSEIAEMLGISTKTVESHIGKVLSRLKHYMYTILM
- a CDS encoding FecR family protein, with the translated sequence MKPNKGGQRKLNSKAFIQENFSDQEWESFDSPEALPQEKSEEMQRLVIDNITTKLERKQQVKLKLIGVARYLSAASVILIVGWALVLNFKDVSPAASAIPITAKKNLSPSTLESVWKEVANTGTLAMKYQLPDSSLLTIYPGSSIRFDRQFDQKFRNVYLKGKARFKVNRNPMRPFSVYSGALKTTALGTSFTINTNGHQISVKLHTGKIVVANTSTKKTLAYISSVGSTLLYDPSLKLARVIKAVEPTSYPAEVLKREGSMITMKNLPLQKVLHLLKESYGIRIQSYPAEISTISFTGKVDTGKERAEDVLKLICLINEMTLTKVSEEEFIIQKTNK
- a CDS encoding SusC/RagA family TonB-linked outer membrane protein: MMSTTRFRMLKPMICLGIIGWASPVFAQELPVKGIVLDVSGQGIPGVTIKAENEKTRHSIVTTSSGTGLFSFAKIAPGGPYRFIFSSMGYKTDTLSGYTIVPGQQVALSIKLNEQSNDLQEVVIGYGKSKRNELTGAVTSIKPEDFNSGVVSSPGQLLQGKVAGLNITRSGNPSDKPAVILRGPSSFREGAQEPFYVIDGVPGASIDLVAPDDIISMEVLKDASSTAIYGSRAANGVIMINTKNSGKGLGKLSYNAYAAVEGISNTIKMASGEELRTYLKDNGKTLDKVSDDGSNTDWLKEVTRTGFSQNHNLNFNGGSENSSYGASLNYFDNEGIIKKSGMERFIARANMEQRLLNNRLKLNLNLTNSNTTNDRIASQVYNNMFTYLPTVGVRKADGSFSEDPSRTTGTGGYYNPVALLENNTYQGKTNLYLINGAVKANILDGLDFNAMVSMQNEQISENLYNNRYSMLKQGFNGYAERSSVKNTQKVFEGYFNYDHQFGDHGLKLLAGYSWQENRNGDGFQTSGQNFVSDDLLWNNLGLGNGNGSTVVNYGNTYISTLRLISFYGRAIYDYKGKYVLQATVRRDGSSAFGINNRWGMFPSVSGAWNIDRETFMENVSFVNSLKLRAGYGVSGNSIGFDAYTARLVYGSQNYFYSNGKWLTAIGPTQNDNPNLKWERTATLNIGLDFALFKNKLSGSIDVYNKKTTDLIAPYSVSTTQHPFNVLTANVGAMTNKGIEFTLNTSPVKTRDFSWNTAVNFSHNKNEITSISNDLFQINEFYTANVGGRGQSGALGYQIIKEGLPLGSFYTLRYAGKDADGKSMFYDKNGNASTANTGFENFTVTGSAQPKLLYGWNNSFKYNQFDFNFFIRGVYGNQILNATLADMNAPIYAFQTNIAKSTLTESIKDDKAQFVSDRYLESGSYLRLDNATLGYTFKLKGIRSLRVYASGNNLFIITKYKGVDPEISMAGQTPGIDYRNFYPKTRSAIFGLNFNL
- a CDS encoding RagB/SusD family nutrient uptake outer membrane protein translates to MKRYITATALIALTLGSCTKLDVGVESQLTTGNFPVTPDAFLAATGTVYQKFNTGFGVDIWRMYELSSDEVIITARNGGYYDQGRYQTLHKHNWQPDHPIIQGAWEWGYAGISDCNRVLNILEKSVDGPTKTQFINEIRAMRALYYFYVMDMYGNVPITSFGTAERPKQSSRAEVFAYIEKELLEVSEGLSAPATVTTQFYGRPTKWMAYALLQKLYINALQYIGKPKYEESITYGNKIINGTSMALVSDYNSLFSPTNGANTETIFAAIYDANYSPGNAMTRFTLHSALRAKYNLPFSPSNAQCTLKEFYDTFNLAGDVRNATWLAGKQLLENGTTPILNGSVQLNFTPEIVLTNNETMDVGPELNGISRGVRSIKFYPDPNTNSSTRFQNNDMPIFRLADVYLLKAEALLRTGGAPDEALKLVNKVRVRAKAAELSTVTLEEILEERGRELAWEGWRRNDLIRFGKYQGKWGFKAGNEGAFRDIFPIPATELVLNKNLTQNTGY
- a CDS encoding metallophosphoesterase, producing the protein MRRRDFVKGTALGVIGASVLAPLQSLAERPETHLETEDIAPRSELNDDYSVHFMAVGDWGRNGADHQKQVATQMGKWASEHPNDFILSLGDNFYPKGVTSEHDPLWHYSFENIYTDFSLQWDWYPILGNHDYISDPDAQVRYSKISRRWKMPSRYYSQEVPLKGGGKVLMVYIDTCPLIPEFHKSEQYQPWVKDQDPEKQLKWLDETLKNAGPDVKWKMVMGHHPIYTVGPRIKNYDTLAVRKVLSEIFERNKVDVYLSGHDHSLQHLSTGGFTQQFISGAGSEVTPVTAGVPYSKFEVAEYGFMYFSIDGNRLNAKIIAHTGENLYETTLRKA